A genomic stretch from Primulina huaijiensis isolate GDHJ02 chromosome 14, ASM1229523v2, whole genome shotgun sequence includes:
- the LOC140956453 gene encoding uncharacterized protein, whose amino-acid sequence MDADEKLKALKKAYADIILNISKEAAGRVTASEGKAVRYQHELKLAKEEGLRLLMRLKQMMDSKVNKAEAASVNQQKKIDELEAQLDEAEDIVRDLREELSVLRDELEKVKDDNKRFMNEIDASFSQRIPVENPIYSYQSSTSLPPKSLDESAIALDATIPYLCKTNACSKCHNGTTCSCNLYIGNTDLPSIILRGAESGLYRKGCSQRIHACERSSLDRNMCLLGDIDKVKCKTLNELENKRLGGVKCMRFNPSLQKRKRTYRKRKIITPLSGKKSDILVNLEHLHELAARNDPRPVKINHYDEEHLRLVSQLPPDKDEQQTSLGCSEYSEKDEAKTDKDNELIEEMLPCKETRVEESLQSLDRKMEVEKVYFASNSVSDATTGLPSQPKRERVIKITFERKRKRKDFNGSGENVSVQTEEKIGNEQNGHQDLELPESGLVLESLRDSMSSLVLESKDNRQMAQVARQLIALSETKWWD is encoded by the exons ATGGACGCCGACGAG AAATTGAAGGCGTTGAAGAAGGCCTACGCAGATATAATTTTGAACATATCTAAGGAGGCGGCGGGGAGGGTTACAGCGTCCGAGGGGAAGGCAGTGAGGTATCAACATGAGTTGAAGTTGGCAAAGGAGGAGGGCTTACGGTTGTTGATGCGTCTCAAGCAAATGATGGATTCTAAG GTCAATAAAGCGGAGGCAGCATCAGTGAATCAGCAGAAGAAGATTGATGAACTTGAAGCTCAACTTGATGAAGCTGAGGATATTGTGAGAGATCTCAGAGAAGAGTTGAGTGTATTGCGTGATGAGCTGGAAAAGGTAAAAGACGATAATAAGCGTTTCATGAATGAAATCGATGCCTCTTTTTCACAACGAATACCCGTTGAGAATCCTATTTATTCATATCAATCCAGTACATCCCTTCCTCCAAAGTCACTTGATGAATCTGCTATAGCTTTGGATGCTACAATACCTTATCTGTGCAAGACAAATGCATGTTCCAAGTGCCATAATGGAACAACTTGCTCGTGTAATTTATATATTGGGAATACGGACTTGCCTTCTATAATATTGAGAGGTGCCGAGTCAGGACTATACCGAAAGGGATGCTCACAAAGAATCCATGCATGTGAGAGGAGTTCTTTGGATAGGAATATGTGTCTCTTAGGGGACATCGATAAAGTGAAGTGTAAAACTCTGAATGAACTCGAGAACAAACGATTGGGAGGCGTTAAATGTATGAGGTTCAATCCTTCCCTTCAGAAAAGGAAGAGAACctatagaaaaagaaaaattataactCCCTTGAGTGGGAAAAAATCTGATATTTTAGTCAACCTTGAACATTTACATGAACTCGCTGCAAGAAACGATCCTCGTCCTGTCAAAATTAATCATTATGATGAGGAACATTTAAGGCTAGTTTCGCAGCTGCCACCAGATAAAGATGAACAACAAACTTCTCTAGGGTGTTCAGAATATTCTGAGAAGGATGAGGCAAAAACAGACAAGGATAATGAACTGATTGAGGAAATGTTGCCATGCAAGGAAACTAGAGTTGAAGAGAGTTTACAGTCTCTGGATCGTAAGATGGAAGTCGAAAAGGTTTATTTTGCATCAAACAGTGTGTCTGACGCTACAACAGGGCTTCCTAGCCAACCTAAGAGGGAAAGAgttattaaaattacatttgaaAGGAAGCGAAAGAGAAAAGATTTCAATGGATCTGGCGAGAATGTATCCGTTCAAACTGAAGAGAAAATCGGTAATGAGCAAAATGGCCATCAGGATCTAGAGCTGCCAGAGTCTGGTTTGGTGTTGGAGTCACTAAGAGATAGTATGTCAAGCTTGGTGCTGGAGTCGAAGGATAACAGGCAAATGGCACAAGTTGCTCGTCAG CTTATAGCTTTATCAGAGACGAAGTGGTGGGATTGA
- the LOC140956845 gene encoding uncharacterized protein: protein MNSDSIRNASTPLASSNAGCFAKKKRANRSAKLKQYKLDARREQWLSQVKNKDACKNEVNGGLGTRQGPPVHLEKERGQLKENLEIKTKDIDENYGDGSSMNQFSDSKFSSSNSPTSYNSGMLGSNHPGINFTESSSISSSRSSSISSNGCFWGIMSEEEDEDSGDDGCLDDWEAVADALAATNKMQEHSPNSALVPPPLNKLGNTAQSISNSEIASQEIDVLNANLERRDTGHTPQMNCRAWRADDLSRPRCLPHLSKQYSFPLKSERQFGCGRSVWDCKNVQQVPTSCPICCEDLDCTDSNFLPCQCGFRLCLFCHKKILEEDGRCPGCRKHYDHNHVKGVATFDGGSLTYQLARSCSMITRS, encoded by the exons ATGAATTCTGATTCGATCCGCAACGCTTCTACTCCGCTGGCCTCCTCAAACGCTGGATGTTTCGCTAAGAAAAAAAGG GCAAATCGATCAGCGAAGTTGAAGCAGTACAAGCTTGATGCTCGTCGGGAGCAGTGGCTTTCTCAAG TAAAAAACAAGGATGCATGTAAGAATGAAGTGAACGGTGGGTTGGGTACACGTCAAGGGCCTCCAGTGCATTTGGAGAAGGAAAGGGGCCAGTTGAAAGAGAACCTGGAGATAAAGACGAAGGATATCGATGAGAATTATGGAGATGGATCGAgcatgaatcagtttagtgactCTAAATTCTCATCGTCAAACAGCCCCACCAGTTACAACAGTGGTATGTTGGGAAGTAATCATCCTGGGATCAATTTTACTGAAAgtagcagcatcagcagcagtcGAAGCAGTAGCATTAGTAGCAACGGATGCTTCTGGGGAATTATGAGTGAGGAAGAAGACGAGGATAGTGGTGATGATGGCTGCTTGGACGATTGGGAAGCTGTGGCTGATGCATTGGCCGCCACTAATAAGATGCAAGAGCATAGCCCGAACTCAGCATTGGTTCCTCCGCCTTTGAATAAGCTTGGAAATACTGCACAATCTATCTCTAATTCGGAAATAGCAAGCCAAGAGATTGATGTTTTAAATGCAAATCTAGAGAGGAGAGACACAGGACATACACCTCAAATGAATTGTCGGGCTTGGAGGGCAGACGATCTTTCTCGCCCTCGATGTCTCCCGCATTTGTCAAAGCAGTATAGTTTCCCCTTAAAATCGGAGCGACAGTTTGGCTGCGGAAGATCTGTTTGGGATTGTAAGAATGTTCAGCAGGTTCCAACATCATGCCCAATATGCTGCGAGGATTTAGACTGCACAGACTCGAATTTCCTCCCATGTCAGTGTGGTTTCCGGCTTTGCCTGTTTTGTCACAAGAAGATTCTGGAGGAAGATGGGCGTTGTCCCGGTTGCAGGAAGCACTATGACCATAACCATGTTAAAGGAGTGGCAACATTTGATGGAGGAAGTTTGACTTATCAGTTGGCTCGATCTTGTAGCATGATAACAAGATCTTAG
- the LOC140956846 gene encoding formin-like protein 8: MAAQSKSIIQVVAITATISLLIAGIIVYLVYRFVIAKSLGKHRSDVGFCAGNFSGCCSKGAYNSAAKKPVPPTTYPLNEISDLSALKPVSQHQHPPFPISKTWRSTPSPPATPLTQMSISSKQILPQRPPLPPTPPPPPAPPRRKFNPESPPIPPKSKHALPAKTHGLISPHNPLIPSRGIEINSMSTEDPAMDKGKANEEFQTIDKGKADEEFQTRLKPLHWDKVTANTDHSMVWNEINDGSFRFDDALMESLFSYKTASKKSTNRISKSTCQGNSNLGQSAQMFILDPRNSQNTAIVLKSLAVSRKEILEALLEGQGLDVDTLEKLNKISPTQEEITKILEFSENRTELADAEFFLYQILTVVPSAFIRFSAMLFRFTYDQEILHLKECLHTLELGSQELRTGGIFFKLLEAILKVGNRMNAGTARGDAQGFNLNSLCRLSDVKSTNGKTTLLHFVVEQVILSEGKYHVINRDNKPGGISTTEHRQDKDKNSNIKNSEENDTECLMLGLQAFGCLGFEFSNVKKAATIDYDSFTNTFSTLKYKVDEIKQILTCGEVEQDEYLREMKKFSEDSEEELNLVRKEERRVIELGKKTTVYYQEGGLKNKAMSPLQLFVIVKDFLNMVDQVCAEIAKNLPKKKVAGPGSPLPLPPKPRSPVKFHNMKSYFLEQKLSKISSDSEDDSFLA; the protein is encoded by the exons ATGGCTGCACAGAGCAAATCAATTATTCAGGTTGTTGCAATCACAGCTACGATTAGTCTTCTTATAGCCGGGATCATAGTCTACCTTGTATATAGATTTGTAATCGCCAAGAGCCTTGGGAAACACAGATCTGATGTAGGTTTCTGTGCTGGGAATTTTTCAGGCTGCTGTTCCAAGGGAGCGTATAACTCTGCGGCGAAGAAACCAGTGCCACCAACCACATATCCTCTAAATGAAATCTCTGATTTGTCTGCATTGAAGCCAGTTTCTCAACACCAACATCCTCCATTCCCCATATCTAAAACATGGCGATCTACTCCTTCACCACCAGCTACTCCTTTGACTCAGATGTCAATTTCATCCAAGCAAATTTTACCACAACGACCACCATTGCCGCCTACACCTCCGCCTCCGCCAGCACCCCCCAGAAGAAAATTCAACCCAGAATCACCTCCGATTCCACCAAAATCAAAACATGCATTACCAGCCAAGACACATGGTCTAATTTCACCACATAACCCACTCATTCCCTCGAGAGGAATAGAAATCAACAGTATGAGTACGGAAGATCCTGCCATGGATAAAGGGAAAGCAAATGAAGAATTTCAAACCATTGATAAAGGGAAAGCAGATGAAGAATTTCAAACAAGACTGAAGCCATTGCACTGGGACAAGGTTACTGCTAATACAGATCATTCAATGGTTTGGAATGAGATCAATGACGGATCTTTTAG GTTTGATGATGCACTGATGGAATCCCTGTTCAGTTACAAAACAGCCAGTAAAAAATCAACCAACAGAATTAGCAAATCAACATGTCAGGGCAATTCTAACTTAGGTCAGTCTGCTCAAATGTTCATCCTCGACCCACGAAATTCCCAAAATACAGCAATCGTCCTCAAGTCTCTAGCAGTTTCTCGGAAAGAGATTCTTGAAGCTTTATTGGAGGGCCAAGGACTTGATGTCGATACCCTTGAAAAACTCAACAAGATTAGCCCAACTCAAGAAGAGATAACCAAAATACTTGAATTCAGTGAGAACCGAACAGAGCTAGCTGATGCCGAGTTTTTCCTCTACCAAATCTTGACAGTTGTTCCGTCAGCATTCATTCGCTTTAGCGCAATGCTTTTCAGATTTACCTATGACCAAGAAATATTGCATCTCAAGGAATGTCTGCATACACTTGAGTTGGGAAGTCAGGAACTAAGAACTGGTGGAATTTTCTTTAAACTCCTTGAAGCTATTCTCAAGGTTGGCAATAGAATGAATGCTGGAACAGCAAGAGGAGATGCTCAAGGTTTCAACCTTAACTCCCTTTGTAGACTCTCCGATGTGAAAAGTACAAATGGTAAAACCACTCTACTTCACTTTGTTGTTGAACAAGTCATCCTATCAGAAGGTAAATACCATGTGATCAATAGAGACAATAAACCTGGTGGCATTAGCACAACAGAACACAGAcaagataaagataaaaattcaaatatcaagAATTCAGAGGAAAATGATACAGAGTGTCTAATGCTAGGATTACAAGCATTCGGGTGTTTAGGTTTTGAGTTTAGTAACGTGAAGAAAGCAGCCACCATAGACTATGACAGCTTCACAAACACATTTTCAACTCTGAAATACAAGGTTGACGAGATTAAGCAGATTTTGACATGCGGCGAGGTTGAACAAGATGAATATTTAAGGGAAATGAAAAAGTTTTCAGAGGACAGTGAAGAGGAACTTAATTTGGTGAGAAAGGAAGAAAGAAGAGTAATTGAGCTTGGGAAGAAAACAACAGTGTATTATCAAGAAGGAGGTTTAAAGAATAAAGCCATGAGTCCACTTCAATTATTTGTTATCGTCAAGGATTTCTTAAATATGGTTGATCAAGTTTGTGCAGAAATCGCAAAGAACTTACCGAAGAAAAAGGTGGCAGGTCCTGGTTCACCACTTCCACTACCTCCAAAGCCAAGGTCTCCAGTTAAATTTCACAACATGAAGTCATATTTCTTGGAACAAAAGCTCAGTAAAATTTCAAGTGACTCAGAAGACGATTCTTTTTTAGCCTGA
- the LOC140956442 gene encoding pyridoxine/pyridoxamine 5'-phosphate oxidase 1, chloroplastic-like → MEGPEAISYLTQKQAAEIEELLVGRHGFSQDQLMELAGLSVATAIAEVYKSSEYTRVLVICGPGNNGGNGLAAARHLHHFGYKLQVCYPNCARNPLYMGQVTQLEALSVPFLSVQSLPPELPNFDILIDAMFGFSFQGNQGPPYDGLVENLVSLSEQDQNRLKTPVIVSVDVPSGWHVEDGEISGKGMKPHMLVSLIAPKLCAKRFSGAHHYLGGRFIPPTIMHDYELQLPPYRGTSMCVQIGPRDIVSSKCCDKTVEDDPFVQFQKWYADAVTTGVKLPDSMALSTSTRDGKPSSRMVSLKKVHQGGFVWCSNYGSRKAHEISENPHGSLLFYWITLNRQVRVEGVVQKVSDEESEQFFISRPREIQIVPAVSQQSTVIPGREYIHQQCKTLEEIYSNGNRIPRPKNWGGYRLIPESFEFWQGDESSVHMRVRYFASEKGWRIVQ, encoded by the exons ATGGAAGGCCCGGAAGCCATATCCTACTTAACACAGAAGCAAGCTGCTGAAATCGAAGAGTTACTGGTGGGCCGTCATGGGTTCAGCCAGGATCAGCTAATG GAACTGGCTGGTTTAAGTGTTGCAACTGCAATAGCAGAG GTCTACAAGTCAAGTGAATATACCCGAGTACTTGTAATTTGCGGTCCTGGAAATAATGGCGGCAACGGACTTGCAGCTGCTCGTCATTTGCATCATTTTGGATATAAATTGCAAGTTTGTTATCCTAATTGTGCTCGTAATCCCCTCTATATGGGTCAGGTGACTCAg CTTGAAGCATTGTCGGTACCTTTCCTGTCAGTACAAAGCCTTCCTCCTGAGTTACcgaattttgatattttaatcgATGCAATGTTTGGTTTCTCATTCCAGG GAAATCAAGGGCCACCGTATGATGGTCTGGTAGAAAACCTGGTGTCTCTAAGCGAACAAGATCAGAATCGTCTGAAAACTCCTGTCATTGTTTCTGTTGATGTTCCTTCTGGCTGGCATGTTGAGGATGGGGAAATCAGTGGCAAAGGCATGAAACCTCACATGCTT GTATCTTTAATCGCTCCTAAGCTTTGTGCAAAAAGGTTCAGTGGTGCTCACCACTATTTGGGTGGAAGATTTATACCTCCAACTATTATGCACGATTATGAACTACAACTTCCTCCGTATCGTGGAACTTCCATGTGTGTCCAAATTGGGCCTCGTGATATTGTCTCTTCTAAATGTTGCGACAAGACTGTGGAGGATGATCCTTTTGTTCAG TTTCAGAAATGGTATGCTGATGCAGTGACAACAGGCGTGAAGTTACCAGATTCTATGGCTCTGTCGACTTCTACTAGAGATGGAAAGCC TTCTTCTCGAATGGTCTCTTTGAAAAAGGTCCACCAAGGAGGATTTGTCTG GTGCAGTAATTATGGAAGTCGGAAGGCGCATGAGATATCTGAAAATCCTCATGGATCACTTCTTTTCTACTGGATTACCTTAAATCGCCAG GTAAGAGTAGAAGGAGTTGTGCAGAAAGTATCTGATGAAGAGTCTGAACAGTTCTTCATCAGTCGCCCACGAGAAATTCAGATTGTACCAGCGGTTAGCCAGCAG AGCACGGTAATTCCTGGACGGGAGTATATCCACCAGCAGTGTAAAACTTTAGAGGAGATATACTCTAATGG AAATAGGATTCCCAGGCCCAAAAACTGGGGAGGATACAGGCTGATACCTGAGAGTTTCGAATTTTGGCAAGGAGACGAATCATCAGTCCACATGAG GGTTCGCTATTTTGCTAGCGAGAAGGGATGGAGAATCGTTCAATAG